A single region of the candidate division KSB1 bacterium genome encodes:
- a CDS encoding L,D-transpeptidase family protein: MVGLLSLTLLLVFVRPLRVRLFSGWSRTVLQSEARERADLQKEVARLKKQIELVSRRLDQKTPNEPYIVIDTSGNRIYVRQGKQTLREAICSTGSYINLKTRDGMEWIFFTPRGQFRVLAKKVAPVWVKPDWAFVEEGLPIPPKHSPERYEYGVLGEYALAFGNGYLIHGTLYKRLMGMPVTHGCVRVGDEDLEYIYKTVPLGAKIYIY; encoded by the coding sequence GTGGTCGGTCTCCTGTCTCTAACCTTGCTGCTGGTTTTCGTGCGCCCGTTGCGGGTAAGGCTGTTCTCAGGCTGGAGCCGCACGGTTCTTCAGTCGGAGGCCAGGGAGAGGGCAGATCTTCAGAAAGAGGTGGCCCGCCTCAAGAAGCAGATCGAGCTGGTTTCAAGAAGGCTGGATCAGAAAACACCGAACGAGCCGTACATCGTCATTGATACCTCTGGGAACCGCATCTACGTCAGGCAGGGCAAGCAAACCCTCCGTGAGGCAATCTGCTCCACAGGAAGCTATATCAACCTCAAGACCCGGGACGGAATGGAATGGATTTTCTTCACTCCGCGAGGTCAATTCCGGGTCCTCGCCAAGAAGGTGGCCCCTGTGTGGGTAAAGCCGGATTGGGCTTTTGTGGAGGAAGGTCTGCCCATCCCGCCCAAGCATTCCCCGGAACGATATGAGTACGGGGTGCTTGGGGAATACGCGCTGGCCTTCGGCAATGGCTACCTGATCCACGGCACCCTCTACAAGCGCCTGATGGGCATGCCGGTTACCCATGGCTGCGTGCGTGTCGGGGACGAAGACCTGGAGTACATCTACAAGACCGTTCCTCTTGGAGCGAAGATTTATATCTATTAA
- a CDS encoding L,D-transpeptidase, protein MKRKARRFPSGKRRRRVGIWIAVGLLISSVTLFAVLLITAPDPPIEELQRAARAVARARDAEAERYAATWYQLAQENLQKAQKLIEEENRRFFLSRSYQAAASAARLAAMEADSALRITLRTKEAMRVDATALLDRARQAAGRFREKVGDLPVNHDYRRQMANAELLVEEAARALERGDYLTALQKAKKAAGDASTAADHVTAELQAYFARQPQWDRWVAETLKEAASKNSYAILVDKLAHTLYLYKGSQRVASYPVDLGTHWLGQKQMRGDNVTPEGRYYVVKKKEGKQTKYYRALVINYPNQEDLDRINQAKRRGELHPRTPAGGLIEIHGEGGKGWDWTNGCVALSNKDMEALYRLVPVGTPVTIVGSISESLLK, encoded by the coding sequence ATGAAACGTAAAGCAAGACGGTTTCCGTCAGGGAAGCGACGCAGGCGCGTTGGGATCTGGATCGCGGTGGGCCTGCTCATCTCGTCCGTCACTCTTTTCGCGGTCCTGCTGATCACGGCTCCGGACCCCCCCATCGAGGAGCTGCAGAGAGCCGCGAGGGCGGTTGCTCGCGCCAGGGACGCAGAAGCCGAGCGCTACGCTGCCACGTGGTACCAGCTGGCGCAGGAGAACCTGCAAAAAGCACAGAAGCTGATCGAGGAAGAGAACCGCCGGTTCTTCTTGAGCCGGTCCTATCAGGCGGCAGCCAGTGCGGCCCGCCTGGCTGCTATGGAGGCAGACTCGGCTCTGCGCATTACCTTGCGCACCAAGGAAGCCATGCGGGTTGACGCAACGGCCCTGTTGGATCGCGCCCGTCAGGCGGCGGGACGCTTCCGCGAGAAGGTCGGCGATCTCCCGGTGAACCACGACTACCGAAGGCAAATGGCCAATGCTGAGCTCTTGGTGGAAGAAGCGGCACGTGCCCTGGAGCGGGGAGACTATCTAACCGCTCTGCAGAAGGCGAAGAAAGCTGCGGGGGACGCGAGCACCGCCGCCGACCATGTGACCGCCGAGCTGCAAGCCTATTTCGCCCGCCAGCCGCAATGGGACCGCTGGGTCGCTGAAACGCTGAAAGAAGCCGCAAGCAAGAACAGCTACGCCATCCTGGTGGATAAGCTTGCCCATACCCTTTATCTGTACAAGGGGTCCCAGCGAGTCGCCTCGTACCCGGTCGACCTGGGAACGCACTGGCTCGGACAGAAGCAGATGCGCGGGGATAATGTGACTCCCGAGGGCCGATACTACGTGGTGAAGAAGAAGGAAGGAAAGCAGACCAAGTACTACCGGGCGCTGGTGATCAACTATCCGAACCAGGAGGACCTGGACCGAATCAATCAGGCGAAAAGACGAGGCGAATTGCACCCCCGAACGCCCGCCGGCGGGCTCATCGAGATCCACGGCGAAGGAGGAAAGGGGTGGGATTGGACCAACGGGTGCGTTGCGCTGTCCAATAAGGACATGGAGGCCCTCTATCGCCTTGTTCCGGTGGGAACACCGGTGACGATCGTGGGTTCTATATCGGAGTCGTTGCTCAAGTAG